In the genome of Aspergillus flavus chromosome 8, complete sequence, one region contains:
- a CDS encoding 2,4-dihydroxyhept-2-ene-1,7-dioic acid aldolase translates to MQAANRLQKSLKKGEPSFGGWQMLPGTNLTRTICRSARNLEWLLIDLEHGNISDDSMHEIVAATAACGVSPIVRVAEGQPWMIKRALDSGAHGILVPVTDTAEDARNVFVEQHPHGGEVIQFTGMEYLQQANDSLVIAVQIETKAALENVREIAAVPSVDVLFIGPFDLSVNIGHPITNPEKMDPEHVKAIQSIHDAARAAGKASGIYCDTGEQAREHANKGFQMMSVVTDMVGMRKVFKQAFDAAKGDLENFVINIFMPPMIKSYNILC, encoded by the exons ATGCAAGCAGCCAACCGTCTCCAAAAATCCCTCAAAAAAGGCGAACCCTCCTTCGGAGGCTGGCAAATGCTCCCCGGAACCAACCTAACCAGAACCATATGCCGGTCAGCACGCAACCTCGAATGGCTCCTCATTGACCTCGAACACGGCAACATCTCCGATGACTCAATGCATGAGATCGTAGCAGCTACCGCAGCATGTGGAGTCTCACCCATCGTCCGTGTCGCGGAAGGTCAACCTTGGATGATAAAACGAGCATTAGACTCCGGCGCCCACGGCATCCTTGTCCCAGTCACCGATACAGCCGAGGATGCGAGGAATGTG TTCGTGGAGCAACATCCTCACGGTGGTGAGGTGATACAGTTCACGGGTATGGAATACTTACAGCAAGCCAATGACTCGCTTGTCATTGCGGTGCAAATCGAAACAAAAGCTGCACTGGAAAATGTTAGGGAAATTGCTGCTGTCCCGAGTGTTGATGTTCTGTTTATTGGGCCTTTTGATCTCAGTGTCAATATTGGTCACCCTATCACCAACCCTGAGAAAATGGATCCTGAGCACGTGAAGGCTATTCAGTCAATTCATGATGCTGCCCGGGCGGCAGGCAAGGCTTCTGGAATTTACTGTGACACCGGTGAGCAAGCGAGGGAACACGCGAATAAGGGTTTCCAGATGATGAGCGTGGTGACGGACATGGtggggatgaggaaggtgTTCAAGCAGGCCTTTGATGCTGCCAAAGGAGATTTAGAGAATTTtgtaattaatatatttatgcCTCCAATGATCAAGTCGTACAATATTCTGTGTTGA
- a CDS encoding putative 2-heptaprenyl-1,4-naphthoquinone methyltransferase, with translation MATSALSAETLFDSLGQQYEDAYMNNPTLKETVTDAISLLPPQSHVLDVGCGTGKPVASNVALAGHNVHGIDISTAMIKIASSNIKGKFEKADMLTFQPTMKYDAIFSIFSMFQLTHSQTYTMMLNYCDWLKQDGVLVLGTIPATSLVHDETLYDSTGKLVRHADLIFMNHRFTGTLYTTAGWHDLVQKCGFEIVSEKFASFSSPPPYEKEIQDHYFIIAKKVVQHALMAPYPLPTKYRGPHPLSEGAWAPFSERLVRDEFDAVLDILKGNRRVLDVGSGHGRLPIELANRGVQSYSIEPNADRNQIQTAKAQEKGVVIRSGSAENIPFPSGYFDAAVAMWVLHYVQDLERSLHEIARVVDPASPESKIVIVQGAPDNELVNLLNDVCAPLSADNTAVDHQGYLLHEAARVFSEYGFGDIQISRVNAFCSFPEMDLKERCAKAAEVLAGFWFRDDINLERMKMALMPHLEKQFRDRPGEVGDEVAVLVARPFRN, from the exons ATGGCCACCTCAGCTTTATCCGCAGAAACCCTGTTCGACTCTCTGGGTCAACAGTACGAAGATGCCTACATGAACAATCCAACCCTCAAAGAAACGGTAACCGATgccatctccctcctccctcctcaATCCCATGTCCTCGACGTAGGCTGTGGCACGGGCAAACCAGTCGCAAGCAACGTCGCTCTGGCCGGCCACAACGTACACGGCATCGATATCTCAACTGCGATGATCAAGATCGCGTCATCCAACATCAAGGGTAAATTTGAAAAAGCAGATATGCTCACTTTCCAGCCTACAATGAAATATGACGCTATattctccatcttctccatgttCCAGCTCACCCATTCGCAGACATACACCATGATGCTGAACTACTGTGACTGGCTCAAACAAGACGGGGTATTAGTTCTAGGGACCATCCCCGCTACATCTCTCGTGCATGATGAAACTCTCTATGACAGCACTGGAAAGTTGGTTCGCCACGCCGATCTGATATTCATGAACCATCGCTTCACAGGAACACTGTACACAACTGCTGGCTGGCATGACCTAGTCCAGAAATGTGGATTTGAAATTGTCAGCGAGAAATTTGCGAGCTTTTCCTCCCCCCCGCCGTACGAAAAGGAGATCCAGGATCATTATTTCATCATTGCTAAAAAGGTCGTGCAGCATGCACTTATGGCTCCCTATCCCCTTCCAACAAAATACAGAGGGCCGCACCCGCTGAGCGAGGGCGCCTGGGCACCATTCTCGGAGAGACTTGTCCGGGACGAGTTCGATGCCGTGCTTGATATCCTGAAAGGAAATAGAAGGGTTTTGGATGTGGGCAGCGGTCATGGGA GGCTTCCCATCGAACTTGCCAACCGCGGCGTCCAATCCTACTCCATCGAACCGAACGCCGACAGAAACCAAATCCAAACCGCAAAGGCACAAGAGAAAGGTGTCGTCATTCGCTCCGGATCAGCTGAGAATATCCCCTTTCCCAGCGGATATTTCGATGCAGCCGTGGCCATGTGGGTTCTGCATTACGTCCAGGATCTGGAGAGGTCGTTGCACGAGATAGCCCGCGTCGTGGACCCGGCATCCCCTGAATCCAAAATCGTGATTGTGCAAGGTGCCCCGGATAACGAACTCGTGAATCTCTTAAATGATGTCTGTGCACCGTTGTCGGCTGATAACACCGCTGTTGACCACCAGGGGTATCTTTTGCATGAAGCAGCCAGAGTTTTTAGTGAGTACGGTTTCGGTGATATTCAGATATCTCGGGTGAATGCATTCTGCAGTTTCCCTGAGATGGACCTAAAAGAGAGGTGTGCAAAGGCGGCGGAGGTACTGGCGGGATTCTGGTTCCGAGACGATATCAATttggagaggatgaagatggccCTCATGCCGCATTTGGAGAAGCAGTTTCGGGACCGTCCAGGAGAGGTGGGAGATGAGGTTGCTGTTCTTGTTGCGAGACCTTTCCGGAACTAG
- a CDS encoding AAT family amino acid transporter: MGVGGAIGTALFISIGGALPKSGPLSLLLGYAIYCLILACVNNCLAEMTVLYPVPGGFIRLAGKWVDDAFGFMAGPFNSIEITAINMVLSFWRDDVPTGAVCGACIAAYALLSVFAVKVYGEAEFWGSSGKIALLIMLFLFTFITMVGGNPQHDAFGFRAWRDPGPMAEYLHTGDLGRFEGVLAALWTASFTFMGPEFINLIAAEAKRPRVHIKNAFKVIYWLPSVLVFSLPITTRPLYLCGTEAASPFFLAMENMKVAGFPHLINALLITTIFSAGNTYMYCASRKRCPDILCDRRDVLSPTVPSFPWKWVSQALTWLSNLITAGAIIDYIVVCATYIFFYRACQAQSPYSASIGLTGECLIDVSNVFTHHTMLILAPVLYIAWKLSWRTRVVKPEEANLIWERPMIDAYEVGLTSQPKGFWAEILETVGWRRVRQEEQASNSC, encoded by the exons ATGGGAGTCGGCGGTGCTATCGGTACGGCACTCTTCATTAGCATTGGTGGTGCCTTGCCAAAAAGTGGACCACTAAGCTTGCTTCTCGGCTACGCGATATACTGCCTTATACTTGCTTGTGTCAACAATTGCCTGGCCGAAATGACTGTTCTGTATCCTGTCCCGGGTGGGTTCATCCGCCTGGCTGGTAAATGGGTCGATGATGCTTTCGGTTTCATGGCAGG CCCTTTCAATTCCATTGAAATCACCGCCATCAACATGGTGCTCTCGTTCTGGAGAGATGATGTTCCAACTGGTGCCGTGTGTGGTGCATGCATCGCTGCTTATGC TCTTTTAAGCGTCTTCGCTGTCAAGGTATATGGCGAAGCCGAATTTTGGGGGTCCAGCGGTAAGATAGCTTTACTTATAATGCTGTTCCTATTCACTTTCATCACGATGGTTGGCGGCAATCCTCAGCATGACGCCTTCGGATTTCGAGCCTGGCGTGACCCGGGCCCTATGGCTGAGTACCTTCACACCGGAGACCTAGGCCGTTTCGAGGGAGTCCTCGCCGCTCTATGGACGGCCAGCTTTACTTTTATGGGCCCGGAATTCATAAACCTTATAGCCGCTGAAGCGAAACGACCACGGGTCCACATCAAGAACGCTTTCAAGGTTATATACTGGCTGCCATCAGTGTTGGTATTCTCGTTGCCTATAACCACCCGACCCTTGTATCTGT GTGGTACCGAAGCGGCATCGCCATTCTTTCTTGCAATGGAGAATATGAAAGTTGCGGGATTTCCGCATCTCATCAACGctctcctcatcaccacGATCTTCTCGGCTGGAAATACATACATGTACTGTGCGAGCCGAA AACGGTGTCCCGATATACTGTGTGATCGTCGTGATGTGCTTTCCCCTACTGtcccttctttcccttggaaATGGGTCTCGCAGGCGCTCACTTGGCTCAGCAATCTTATCACTGCTGGCGCTATCATCGACTACATTGTTGTCTGCGCTACCTACATTTTCTTCTACCGAGCCTGCCAAGCACAGTCC CCGTACAGTGCCTCGATTGGATTGACTGGAGAATGCCTCATC GACGTCTCGAACGTTTTCACTCACCATACCATGCTCATTCTAGCGCCGGTACTATACATCGCTTGGAAATTATCCTGGCGTACTAGGGTAGTTAAGCCTGAGGAGGCCAACTTGATCTGGGAGAGACCAATGATTGATGCGTATGAGGTGGGTCTTACCTCTCAGCCGAAGGGTTTTTGGGCTGAGATACTTGAGACGGTTGGGTGGAGGCGAGTTCGACAGGAAGAGCAAGCCTCAAACAGTTGTTGA
- a CDS encoding uncharacterized protein (uncharacterized protein conserved in bacteria-domain containing protein) translates to MDEKQDITTQNDKANGADEKLLTELENPQKIQKIVREGILLAGGGAAILLQVAMPGVGKGVDEHSNFSYRPLDRLRTTMTYVYCMAFGTPEEKKIIIEMVHKAHSVVRGPDYSADDPHLQVWVAATLYAVGIDLYEQVFGRMDEATAEAIYREYAVLAVSLRVQPEMWPPTREAFWIYWDEQINKLQHQITPQAKNVCKDLLFNKQVPFVIRISMPLVRLMTADLLPDRIREEYGLKTSRSRRGMQKVVRGLTKVVYPATPSFIRTYPMRYYMKDMRKRMKKAQHK, encoded by the coding sequence ATGGACGAGAAACAAGACATCACCACTCAAAATGATAAAGCAAATGGTGCCGATGAAAAGCTCCTCACGGAGCTGGAGAACCCTcaaaaaatccaaaaaatAGTTCGCGAAGGCATTCTACTCGCCGGCGGTGGAGCGGCCATTCTCCTGCAAGTTGCCATGCCTGGCGTTGGCAAAGGCGTTGATGAACACAGCAACTTCTCCTATCGTCCGTTGGATCGACTTCGCACGACTATGACATACGTCTACTGCATGGCGTTCGGTacaccagaagaaaagaaaatcattaTCGAGATGGTCCATAAAGCACATTCAGTCGTCAGAGGCCCTGACTACTCGGCCGATGATCCACACCTGCAGGTCTGGGTTGCGGCGACTCTCTACGCCGTTGGGATTGATCTGTATGAGCAGGTCTTTGGGCGCATGGACGAGGCCACCGCTGAAGCAATCTATCGTGAATATGCCGTTCTTGCGGTCTCCCTCCGTGTCCAGCCGGAGATGTGGCCGCCGACTCGCGAGGCGTTCTGGATCTATTGGGATGAACAAATCAACAAGTTACAGCATCAGATAACCCCACAAGCGAAAAATGTATGCAAGGATCTGCTGTTCAATAAGCAGGTTCCTTTCGTGATCCGCATTTCCATGCCACTGGTGCGGTTGATGACCGCGGATTTGCTTCCAGATCGTATCCGGGAGGAGTATGGGCTCAAGACCAGTAGGAGTCGGAGGGGAATGCAAAAGGTGGTCCGGGGACTTACGAAGGTTGTGTACCCTGCTACACCGAGTTTTATTCGGACCTACCCTATGCGGTATTACATGAAGGACATgcggaagagaatgaagaagGCCCAACATAAGTAG
- a CDS encoding cytochrome b5-like heme/steroid binding domain-containing protein translates to MAQISDSINTIQRFTPEDVSKHNTPDNLWTIIGNEIYDLTDFQKEHPGGAKILQAVAGKDGTKKFRKYHREALLVKYKTLLAGELVVQPKGRKWLFFKTSK, encoded by the exons ATGGCTCAAATATCGGATTCCATCAACACAATCCAACGATTTACTCCAGAAGACGTTTCAAAACACAACACTCCCGATAACCTATGGACCATCATTGGCAATGAGATATATGACTTGACCGACTTTCAGAAAGAGCATCCAGGGGGAGCAAAAA TTCTTCAAGCCGTTGCAGGAAAAGACGGGACAAAAAAGTTCCGCAAATATCACCGAGAGGCGTTGTTGGTGAAATACAAAACATTACTGGCAGGAGAGCTGGTAGTCCAGCCAAAGGGCCGAAAATGGTTATTCTTCAAAACTTCCAAATGA
- a CDS encoding O-methyltransferase-domain-containing protein, with the protein MSIENSLHSRAEALTSLITQHASGAVANISKSRSMRSTVQERDQIQVVINACQELTALLTEPYEWIANAAWGYVDSVALSLVLNLKVHRHVPRNGGTISLVELAAKTGSSVVLISRIMRQCVGAFIFDEALPQCYRHNERSLCLLHDDFSSLIDYITDDGLLTGAHLTRSLSKTAFQIPKHSGQAAFQDAFQTSKTLYEYYNAVDLRRGQRFASAMAGHYNTPLDDPIESIYPFNVLRDNALVVDIGGGKGHHSIRLAEKYEMMSFIVQDQTSVVGTVQTEDLPQSVAGRIEWQAHDLHSPQPVQGADVYILSHIMMDNQPGICANILRHASNAMRSYHSRILVHDFVDPDKGERASRFLNELDFHMLASLNCLAKPLHVWTAIFYEANPRLQLTAVYRGSKNAAVFELSLVDA; encoded by the exons ATGTCTATTGAAAACAGTCTTCACTCAAGAGCGGAGGCTCTAACCTCCCTTATAACACAACATGCTTCTGGTGCGGTTGCCAATATATCTAAATCCCGCTCGATGAGGTCAACAGTCCAAGAGCGTGACCAGATACAAGTAGTGATAAATGCCTGTCAGGAGCTCACAGCCCTGCTGACAGAGCCGTATGAATGGATCGCAAACGCAGCATGGGGATATGTTGACAGTGTCGCCCTCTCGCTAGTGTTGAATTTGAAAGTCCATCGACATGTCCCCAGAAACGGTGGGACAATTTCACTTGTGGAGTTGGCTGCAAAGACAGGCAGCTCCGTCGTTCTAATCA GCAGGATAATGCGACAATGCGTGGGAGCGTTCATCTTTGATGAAGCACTCCCACAATGCTACCGTCACAACGAGCGGTCACTGTGCCTTCTGCACGAtgatttctcctccttgatcGACTACAT AACCGATGATGGCCTCTTAACCGGAGCGCACCTCACTAGAAGTCTCTCTAAGACAGCCTTTCAGATTCCCAAACACTCTGGACAGGCGGCATTTCAAGACGCATTTCAAA CGAGTAAAACATTATACGAGTATTACAACGCTGTTGACCTCCGCCGAGGCCAGCGCTTTGCAAGTGCAATGGCAGGACACTATAACACACCGCTAGATGACCCTATCGAGAGCATCTACCCTTTCAATGTGTTAAGAGATAATGCCCTCGTCGTTGACATCGGTGGAGGCAAAGGCCACCATTCGATCCGACTTGCTGAGAAGTACGAAATGATGTCTTTCATCGTCCAGGACCAAACCAGTGTTGTTGGAACTGTTCAAACTGAAGACTTACCACAATCCGTCGCCGGGCGAATCGAATGGCAGGCACATGACCTACACTCTCCACAGCCGGTCCAGGGGGCAGATGTTTACATATTAAGCCATATCATGATGGACAATCAGCCTGG TATCTGCGCAAATATACTCAGACATGCCTCAAACGCAATGAGATCATACCACTCGAGGATCCTGGTACATGACTTCGTCGATCCCGACAAGGGCGAACGTGCCTCTCGTTTTCTCAACGAACTTGATTTTCATATGCTTGCGAGCCTGAATTGTCTAGCAAAGCCGCTCCATGTTTGGACAGCCATCTTCTATGAGGCAAATCCGAGACTTCAATTAACTGCCGTATACAGGGGGTCCAAGAACGCAGCGGTCTTTGAATTAAGTTTGGTGGATGCTTGA
- a CDS encoding cytochrome P450 codes for MIALVNSFIVFVLKVLTGAFLCVVAYRLFVHPLASIPGPRLAAVTNLYHFYYSVVRKGGMLHQLKVLHERYGPVVRIGPNSIHFATLEAYRDIYHSRETSKDPTFYNAFFVPDGTFSTLSHADAKSLRKPWLRMFSGRESIVQAKQFISQSRKLCDRLDSSSGQQIDMYMAFRCFAFDLTMQYAFGSTFGSLEQPAFRCPILLGIDDLVVTLWLQSHWTWLQQLIDYFSPWSLSILYPASAELFAKLADLECHLDRLLTDGPDTEPKGNQLPFFMAMTMQGGDHQVALRSRSSLMSDAFTMMFSGAYTVGTTLTVATYYVMRDKHLLRKLQQELEVAWPDSAKPCPSQTVLAKLPYLSAVIKETLRLTGGVNSPFVPHLPSSAQ; via the exons ATGATCGCCCTTGTAAACAGCTTCATAGTCTTTGTGCTGAAGGTACTGACGGGGGCATTCCTGTGCGTCGTGGCATATCGCCTATTCGTCCACCCTCTGGCTTCAATTCCGGGACCGCGCCTGGCAGCCGTCACAAACCTATACCATTTCTACTACAGCGTGGTTCGAAAGGGTGGTATGCTACATCAACTCAAAGTTCTGCATGAAAGATACG GCCCAGTCGTTAGGATAGGTCCAAACTCG ATACACTTTGCCACTTTGGAAGCTTACCGCGATATTTACCACTCCCGAGAAACAAGCAAGGATCCTACATTCTACAACGCTTTTTTCGTACCTGATGGAACGTTCTCGACCTTAAGCCATGCAGACGCAAAGAGCCTCAGAAAACCCTGGCTGCGCATGTTTTCGGGTCGCGAGTCGATAGTTCAAGCCAAGCAATTTATCTCGCAG TCTCGAAAGCTCTGCGATCGCCTAGATTCATCCAGTGGGCAACAGATCGACATGTATATGGCATTTCGATGCTTCGCCTTTGACTTGACGATGCAATATGCATTTGGCTCCACGTTTGGGTCCCTTGAACAACCCGCCTTTCGTTGCCCGATCCTCCTAGGTATCGATGATCTGGTGGTGACGCTGTGGCTGCAGAGCCATTGGACTTGGCTGCAACAGTTGATTGATTATTTCAGCCCTTGGAGTTTATCCATTCTGTATCCTGCGAGTGCTGAGTTATTCGCTAAACTGGCG GATCTCGAATGCCACCTCGATCGACTCCTAACTGATGGTCCAGACACGGAGCCCAAGGGAAATCAGCTGCCATTTTTTATGGCAATGACCATGCAAGGGGGTGATCACCAGGTAGCACTACGTAGCAGGTCGTCCCTTATGTCAGACGCCTTCACCATGATGTTTTCCGGTGCTTATACTGTGGGGACGACACTCACTGTAGCGACTTACTATGTTATGCGGGATAAGCACCTCCTAAGGAAACTACAACAGGAGCTAGAGGTGGCATGGCCAGATAGTGCAAAGCCCTGTCCGTCACAGACCGTCTTGGCTAAGTTACCATATCTT AGTGCTGTCATCAAGGAAACCCTCCGCCTCACAGGGGGCGTGAATTCACCGTTCGTGCCTCATCTACCAAGTAGTGCACAGTAA
- a CDS encoding alcohol dehydrogenase, with product MPPNDSRRVTNIMDSIPSSQRAVVVQSPGNNYEMIIRDDIPVRTPGADEILVKLSCTGLCHSEIRAVLAWGAYNPIIGHEGVGSVIQTGPNVSPSLLHQRVGVKWLYSACATCPACQRGFNHYCAQQKNTSRHVPGTLQQYVIADARFITRIPETVSDEVAAPLLCAGLTMAGAVGRLDDYLLSSGDWVVISGSGGGLGHLGVQIAARIKGFRVIAVDSGEVKRKVSLESGAEVFIDYRTEDVAARVREVTGGEGAHATIVVPGTREAFAMAPQVVRNMGLIVGVGLPPNEMDWPISATVSAARGLCIVGSSVGTEDQMSELLEQAGRGEITPAIEVFEFEETPRLVDGLRNDAIAGRAVVRIPQ from the exons ATGCCACCAAACGATAGTCGTAGAGTAACAAACATTATGGATTCCATACCTAGCTCTCAGCGCGCAGTGGTCGTGCAAAGTCCAGGGAATAATTATGAAATGATCATCCGCGACGACATCCCAGTCAGAACACCCGGAGCGGACGAGATCCTAGTCAAGTTGTCATGTACAGGACTCTG TCACTCTGAAATCCGTGCCGTCCTAGCCTGGGGCGCCTACAACCCTATCATCGGCCACGAAGGTGTCGGAAGTGTAATCCAAACCGGCCCCAACGTCTCCCCCTCCCTCCTTCACCAGCGAGTCGGAGTGAAATGGCTCTACAGTGCCTGTGCCACATGCCCTGCCTGTCAACGCGGGTTTAATCATTACTGCGCCCAGCAGAAGAATACGAGTCGCCACGTGCCCGGTACATTACAACAGTACGTCATCGCGGACGCGCGATTCATCACACGGATCCCGGAGACAGTCTCGGATGAAGTGGCCGCGCCCTTGCTATGTGCTGGTCTTACCATGGCTGGTGCGGTGGGGAGGTTGGATGACTACCTCCTCAGCTCCGGCGATTGGGTGGTGATTTCGGGGTCAGGTGGTGGATTGGGGCATCTGGGGGTCCAGATTGCTGCTCGGATAAAGGGATTCCGGGTTATTGCGGTTGATAGTGGCgaagtgaagaggaaggttAGCTTGGAGTCTGGTGCCGAGGTGTTCATTGATTACCGGACGGAAGACGTTGCGGCCAGGGTCCGAGAAGTGACAGGCGGAGAGGGTGCACATGCGACAATTGTGGTGCCTGGGACGAGAGAGGCATTTGCGATGGCGCCGCAGGTTGTGAGGAATATGGGATTGATAGTTGGGGTGGGACTACCACCGAATGAGATGGACTGGCCTATTTCTGCGACAGTATCCGCGGCTAGAG GTCTTTGTATTGTTGGCTCTTCGGTAGGCACGGAGGACCAGATGAGTGAGCTTTTGGAGCAGGCAGGCAGGGGAGAGATTACGCCTGCAATTGAAGTTTTTGAATTCGAGGAGACGCCGCGTCTAGTGGATGGGTTGAGAAATGATGCTATCGCTGGTAGAGCAGTGGTAAGAATACCGCAGTAA
- a CDS encoding uncharacterized protein (of unknown function-domain containing protein), whose product MEKKYSEKDTRATKLSALDAEIEYVENAGSDVPGQGRKATKLRVKRHFRRFWFCYLVAGIVFLAIFLPIFFIYIIPAIAQRVVDDTSLPVYAARILDPTPDSVTFSIDTSLKIPAGLSVRIDPFSLSLFNREVKPMVPFIDVALQGYNLKGTTKMSISSNNTAVLNREQFVEALTKAVYSKQFKLSAKGSTTGHLGALKAPVTLDKDVELAGLDKLSGFSIDTASLILPAEEDGTNLRGTATLPNHSVVTFALGNVTLNLKSADVVIGQGYLDNVVLSPGNNTMPLRATLNIRTVLENLLDILGAQASALMDGKLEISASGNSTVYNGQHIPYFEEVLNNLTITARVPIATILSGTLSGLRNSSLLDGLNGTLDSAGGLLGNIAKLSDILGD is encoded by the exons atggagaagaaatattctGAAAAGGATACACGAGCAACTAAGCTCTCTGCTCTCGACGCGGAAATTGAATATGTCGAAAATGCAGGTTCCGATGTACCTGGTCAGGGCAGAAAAGCAACCAAACTAAGAGTTAAGCGCCATTTCCGCCGTTTCTGGTTTTGTTACCTGGTCGCTGGCATCGTGTTTTTGGCTATCTTCCTCCCCATTTT TTTCATCTACATTATCCCTGCCATTGCGCAGAGAGTCGTCGACGATACCAGCCTTCCCGTCTATGCAGCACGTATTCTCGATCCGACGCCGGACAGTGTCACCTTCTCGATCGATACGTCGTTGAAAATCCCCGCTGGCCTCTCTGTGCGGATTGACCCATTCTCCCTGTCCCTATTCAACCGCGAAGTGAAGCCGATGGTTCCATTTATCGACGTAGCATTGCAAGGGTACAATCTCAAGGGAACTACGAAGATGAGCATCAGCAGCAATAACACAGCTGTCCTCAACCGGGAGCAATTCGTCGAGGCATTAACCAAGGCCGTATATTCGAAGCAGTTTAAATTGTCGGCAAAGGGTTCGACAACAGGACATTTGGGGGCTCTCAAGGCACCGGTGACTCTGGATAAAGATGTGGAACTTGCTG GGCTGGACAAACTCAGCGGGTTCTCCATCGATACAGCCAGCCTTATCCTACcagcggaagaagatggaactAACCTGAGAGGAACCGCAACACTGCCCAACCATTCTGTTGTCACGTTTGCTCTG GGTAACGTCACTCTCAATCTCAAAAGCGCAGACGTCGTAATTGGGCAAGGCTATCTCGACAACGTCGTTTTGTCGCCGGGTAATAACACAATGCCTTTACGAGCAACACTCAATATCCGAACCGTGTTGGAGAATCTTCTGGACATCCTGGGAGCCCAAGCGTCAGCACTGATGGATGGCAAATTGGAAATATCAGCGTCGGGGAACTCCACCGTATACAATGGGCAGCATATTCCATACTTTGAAGAAGTTTTGAATAACCTCACAATTACGGCACGAGTGCCAATTGCGACAATTCTGAGCGGTACGTTGAGTGGGTTGAGGAACTCTAGCTTGTTGGATGGTTTAAATGGGACGCTGGACAGTGCGGGGGGCCTGCTCGGCAATATTGCAAAGTTGTCAGATATCCTTGGAGACTAG
- a CDS encoding NADH dehydrogenase iron-sulfur protein 7 — protein sequence MNPLKLARTVFCTIQRPSPLLSSATSTTLEIRRHNSSTESKANEARTALTKAFPNSKSIIKTNGTHSNKAEHVLTTIDQLVNWARQSSLWPLSFGLACCAVEMMQVSMPRYDQDRLGIIFRASPRQSDVMVVAGTVTNKMAPALRQCYDQMPDPKWVISMGSCANGGGYYHYSYSVVRGVDRIVPVDVYIPGCPPTPEAFLYGIFQLQKKMRHTKVTRMWYRR from the exons ATGAACCCTCTAAAGCTTGCTCGAA CTGTGTTCTGCACTATCCAAAGACCATCCCCATTACTATCGTCGGCTACCTCCACCACTCTCGAAATACGTCGACACAACAGCTCAACTGAATCGAAAGCTAACGAAGCCCGAACGGCCCTCACAAAAGCCTTCCCTAACTCTAAGTCAATTATTAAGACCAACGGAACACATTCCAACAAAGCCGAGCACGTTTT GACAACCATCGATCAACTCGTAAACTGGGCCCGTCAAAGCTCCCTATGGCCCCTAAGCTTCGGCCTCGCCTGCTGTGCCGTAGAAATGATGCAAGTCTCTATGCCCCGCTACGACCAAGATCGACTCGGAATAATCTTCCGCGCCTCGCCCCGACAATCGGACGTCATGGTCGTGGCTGGCACAGTCACCAATAAGATGGCTCCTGCTCTGAGACAGTGCTATGATCAGATGCCGGACCCGAAATGGGTTATCAGCATGGGTAGCTGCGCTAACGGGGGTGGATATTATCATTACAGTTATAGCGTTGTTAGGGGTGTGGATCGAATTGTTCCCGTTGATGTTTATATCCCGGGTTGTCCGCCTACGCCGGAGGCATTTTTGTATGGTATCTTCCAAttgcagaagaagatgaggcaCACTAAGGTTACACGGATGTGGTATCGGCGGTAG